The DNA window CCGTGCCAATCGCTCGGGAAAATCGACCTCGCGCACGGCATCCAGCAGATGCAGGCCGCTCACGGCGCACCGCCTTCAGCAAGCGGCCCGCCAGCCACACTCCGCACACCAAGGCGGAATTGGCTGGCAGCGGGGCCTGCGTCACCAGGCATGCCATTGCGCACTTCGCTCAAGGCCGGAGACGCCAGCCAACGCGACTGCCCCAAGCGCTGCATGAATCCGGAAACAGCCTGATCCGAGTCGGCATGGCCCTCGATGGACAGCACGCCATCCTTCATTTTCAGCGCACTGAAATGCACGCCCTCCGGCAGAAGCCGCACCAGCTCCTCAAGCACCCGCCCGACGACGGGCCGGCTGGCTTGCAGCGCATGGAAGCGTTGCACCTGCTCCAACAGTGCACCTCGCTCATGTTCCAGAGCGGCGACCTCATCGATGTCACCGCCCAGCCTGGCAAGTTGCTGACGCAGATAGTCGTTGCGAGCGTCCTGCCGTTCCAGCGCGACACCCAGGCGCCACCCTGCCAGCAGGGTGAACACTGCGGAGCACACCAAGGCAACGCCGAGCAGCGTCAGGAAACGGCGGCGGCGAGACTGACGCAAGCGCTCCCGCCAGGGCAGCAGGTTGATGCCCGCCATCAGCTGAAACCTCCCAGCGCCAGCCCACAGGCCAGCGCCAATGCCGGAGCGATATCGGCCCGCACGGGCACGATGGCCCGCTCGCCCCGCCGCAACACTCGCAACGGGTCGAGAATCTCCGTCGGTATACCGCTTCGTTGCCTGATCGAGGCCGCCAGGCCCGCAAGGCTCGCACCACCGCCGAACAGACCGATGAAACCGGGTGCCGGCAAGACACTGGAGGCCTGGAAGAACCGCAATGCCCGCAGCACCTCCACCGTGATAGCTTCCGCCCTGCCCTCGCGATCATCGACCGTAATGCCCTCGGCGAAGGGCTGCTCCCGGCCATAACGGATGCACCCGGCCTGCAAGACACTGAGGCGAAGCATCCCCGCCCCGAGATCGACCAGCGCCACGCACAGGCCCTCCTCCACAGGCCCGCCCTCGGGAAAGGACAAGCCCCAGAAGCGCTCGATGGCGGCGGTTTCGATATCCACGGCCCGAACCCGCAGGCCCGCCAAGGCCAGGGCGGCCTCGCGACGGTCAACGTGTTCGCGACGACAGGCCGCCAGAAACACGGAAACACGTCCTGGCTCATGCGCACCCTGCTCCCGGACCTCGAAGTCCATGGCGACATCGTCGATGGGGTAGGGGATGTGGCGATTCGCCTCCGCGCGCAACTGGAGGTTCATTTCCTCATCGTCGAGGCCGGCCTCCATGTCCAGGGTGCGGGTCACCACCGACGCCCCACAGACCGCCACGACGGCGGAAGCCGAACGAATACGCGCCCGGGCCATGGCCCTCGCCAGCGCGGCCGCGACCAGCGA is part of the Pseudomonas sp. ABC1 genome and encodes:
- a CDS encoding PilN domain-containing protein; translated protein: MAGINLLPWRERLRQSRRRRFLTLLGVALVCSAVFTLLAGWRLGVALERQDARNDYLRQQLARLGGDIDEVAALEHERGALLEQVQRFHALQASRPVVGRVLEELVRLLPEGVHFSALKMKDGVLSIEGHADSDQAVSGFMQRLGQSRWLASPALSEVRNGMPGDAGPAASQFRLGVRSVAGGPLAEGGAP
- the pilM gene encoding type IV pilus biogenesis protein PilM — encoded protein: MTGLFYRRPEAALGIDIGSTSVKLVELSRSAGGYRLEAWAREPLAPQAMTERHIREPSLVAAALARAMARARIRSASAVVAVCGASVVTRTLDMEAGLDDEEMNLQLRAEANRHIPYPIDDVAMDFEVREQGAHEPGRVSVFLAACRREHVDRREAALALAGLRVRAVDIETAAIERFWGLSFPEGGPVEEGLCVALVDLGAGMLRLSVLQAGCIRYGREQPFAEGITVDDREGRAEAITVEVLRALRFFQASSVLPAPGFIGLFGGGASLAGLAASIRQRSGIPTEILDPLRVLRRGERAIVPVRADIAPALALACGLALGGFS